The following are encoded together in the Peromyscus leucopus breed LL Stock chromosome 1, UCI_PerLeu_2.1, whole genome shotgun sequence genome:
- the Plekhb1 gene encoding pleckstrin homology domain-containing family B member 1 isoform X2, with protein sequence MALVRGGWLWRQSSILRRWKRNWFALWLDGTLGYYHDETAQDEEDRVLIHFNVRDIKVGQECHDVQPPEGRSRDGLLTVNLREGSRLHLCAETRDDAIAWKTALLEANSTPVRVYSPYQDYYEVVPPNAHEATYVRSYYGPPYAGPGVTHVIVREDPCYSSGAPLAMGMLAGAATGAALGSLMWSPCWF encoded by the exons ATGGCCCTGGTGAGGGGCGGCTGGCTGTGGAGACAGA GCTCCATCCTCCGCCGCTGGAAGCGGAATTGGTTTGCTCTGTGGTTGGACGGCACGCTGGGTTACTACCATGATGAGACGGCTCAGGACGAGGAGGACCGCGTGCTTATCCACTTCAATGTCCGAGATATAAAGGTCGGCCAAGAGTGTCACG aTGTGCAGCCCCCAGAGGGCAGGAGCCGAGACGGCCTGCTGACGGTGAACCTCCGGGAGGGTTCCCGCCTGCACCTGTGTGCGGAGACCCGGGATGATGCCAT AGCATGGAAGACAGCACTGTTGGAAGCGAATTCCACCCCG GTACGCGTCTACAGCCCGTATCAGGACTACTACGAGGTGGTGCCCCCCAACGCGCACGAGGCCACTTACGTCCGCAGCTACTATGGGCCACCTTATGCAG GCCCTGGTGTGACACACGTGATAGTGAGAGAGGATCCCTGCTACAGCTCGGGCGCCCCTCTGGCCATGGGCATGCTTGCTGGGGCTGCCACGGGTGCTGCTCTCGGCTCCCTCATGTGGTCGCCTTGCTGGTTCTGA
- the Plekhb1 gene encoding pleckstrin homology domain-containing family B member 1 isoform X1 translates to MALVRGGWLWRQSSILRRWKRNWFALWLDGTLGYYHDETAQDEEDRVLIHFNVRDIKVGQECHDVQPPEGRSRDGLLTVNLREGSRLHLCAETRDDAIAWKTALLEANSTPAPAGATVPPRSRRVCPKVRCTTLSWKPCKVERRIWVRVYSPYQDYYEVVPPNAHEATYVRSYYGPPYAGPGVTHVIVREDPCYSSGAPLAMGMLAGAATGAALGSLMWSPCWF, encoded by the exons ATGGCCCTGGTGAGGGGCGGCTGGCTGTGGAGACAGA GCTCCATCCTCCGCCGCTGGAAGCGGAATTGGTTTGCTCTGTGGTTGGACGGCACGCTGGGTTACTACCATGATGAGACGGCTCAGGACGAGGAGGACCGCGTGCTTATCCACTTCAATGTCCGAGATATAAAGGTCGGCCAAGAGTGTCACG aTGTGCAGCCCCCAGAGGGCAGGAGCCGAGACGGCCTGCTGACGGTGAACCTCCGGGAGGGTTCCCGCCTGCACCTGTGTGCGGAGACCCGGGATGATGCCAT AGCATGGAAGACAGCACTGTTGGAAGCGAATTCCACCCCG GCCCCAGCGGGAGCCACCGTCCCACCCAGGAGCCGTCGGGTTTGCCCTAAGGTCAGGTGTACGACCCTCTCCTGGAAGCCCTGTAAGGTTGAGAGGCGGATCTGG GTACGCGTCTACAGCCCGTATCAGGACTACTACGAGGTGGTGCCCCCCAACGCGCACGAGGCCACTTACGTCCGCAGCTACTATGGGCCACCTTATGCAG GCCCTGGTGTGACACACGTGATAGTGAGAGAGGATCCCTGCTACAGCTCGGGCGCCCCTCTGGCCATGGGCATGCTTGCTGGGGCTGCCACGGGTGCTGCTCTCGGCTCCCTCATGTGGTCGCCTTGCTGGTTCTGA
- the Rab6a gene encoding ras-related protein Rab-6A isoform X4, whose protein sequence is MYDSFDNTYQATIGIDFLSKTMYLEDRTIRLQLWDTAGQERFRSLIPSYIRDSAAAVVVYDITNVNSFQQTTKWIDDVRTERGSDVIIMLVGNKTDLADKRQVSIEEGERKAKELNVMFIETSAKAGYNVKQLFRRVAAALPGMESTQDRSREDMIDIKLEKPQEQPVSEGGCSC, encoded by the exons ATGTATGACAGTTTTGACAACACCTATCAG gcAACAATTGGCATTGACTTCTTATCAAAAACAATGTACTTGGAGGATCGAACA ATCAGGCTGCAGCTGTGGGATACTGCGGGTCAGGAACGTTTCCGTAGCCTCATTCCCAGTTACATCCGTGACTCTGCTGCAGCCGTAGTAGTTTACGATATCACAA ATGTTAACTCATTCCAGCAAACTACAAAATGGATTGATGATGTcagaacagaaagaggaagtgatgtcatCATCATGCTAGTAGGAAATAAAACAGATCTTGCTGATAAGAG gCAAGTGTCAattgaagaaggagagaggaaagccaAAGAGCTGAACGTTATGTTTATTGAAACCAGTGCAAAAGCAGGATACAATGTAAAGCAG CTTTTCCGACGTGTTGCTGCCGCTTTACCTGGGATGGAAAGCACGCaggacagaagcagagaagaca TGATTGACATAAAACTGGAAAAGCCTCAGGAGCAGCCAGTCAGTGAAGGAGGCTGTTCCTGCTAA
- the Rab6a gene encoding ras-related protein Rab-6A isoform X3 translates to MYDSFDNTYQATIGIDFLSKTMYLEDRTVRLQLWDTAGQERFRSLIPSYIRDSTVAVVVYDITNVNSFQQTTKWIDDVRTERGSDVIIMLVGNKTDLADKRQVSIEEGERKAKELNVMFIETSAKAGYNVKQLFRRVAAALPGMESTQDRSREDMIDIKLEKPQEQPVSEGGCSC, encoded by the exons ATGTATGACAGTTTTGACAACACCTATCAG gcAACAATTGGCATTGACTTCTTATCAAAAACAATGTACTTGGAGGATCGAACA GTGCGATTGCAATTATGGGACACAGCAGGTCAAGAGCGGTTCAGGAGCTTGATTCCTAGCTACATTCGTGACTCCACTGTGGCAGTTGTTGTTTATGATATCACAA ATGTTAACTCATTCCAGCAAACTACAAAATGGATTGATGATGTcagaacagaaagaggaagtgatgtcatCATCATGCTAGTAGGAAATAAAACAGATCTTGCTGATAAGAG gCAAGTGTCAattgaagaaggagagaggaaagccaAAGAGCTGAACGTTATGTTTATTGAAACCAGTGCAAAAGCAGGATACAATGTAAAGCAG CTTTTCCGACGTGTTGCTGCCGCTTTACCTGGGATGGAAAGCACGCaggacagaagcagagaagaca TGATTGACATAAAACTGGAAAAGCCTCAGGAGCAGCCAGTCAGTGAAGGAGGCTGTTCCTGCTAA